TTATGAAAAGGTCAGTAGTGAAGTTTGGTCATACATTTGGAGCACCTGGAATGACTTTGGCAACAGCTTTCTTGCATGCCACCAACTCCTCCATTAGACTGTAGTTTGTATGAAGACCTGAAGGACTTGAGTTGTGTTAGCAAGTAATAATTGCTAGAGTATATAAATTTAAAGGGCAGATAAATGTCACATACGTCCGGACGTATCACACAAGATCACATCATAGCCTTGCTGTTTGCCCTTTTTCACTGCCTTTGAAAGGACTACGTAGGAAATACGATTAGAGGACACACAAGTAAGCATTACCAGGACAATATGGAAAGAATATAACAAAAAATTTTGGTGAACTTGAAATCTGATGGATGGAAAAGATACAACACAAATAAACCTGATGGGGCCTTCACTTTATCATCATCAGCCACAACTATTTCTGATTGCGTTCTCTCAGCCCATACTTCCAGTTGTTCACTAGCTGCTGCTCTATATGTATCACCTGCTGCCAATAAAACCTGAAATAAATGGATCTCTTGAATCATTTAACAAACTAGTTATCATTTCGAATGTAACAATCACAAGGTAAATTTCCAGTTTTCTAATGAAAATCCTGTAGGAAGTGGCAACAATAGACAATCTTCTTCTCAAAGGAGCTGCTGATTAACAGAATAGCTCACATAAAGCAAGCTAGAATGTGAGTGCCTGTGCGGACCATGTAGTGTTCCTACTGCCTTTGGTGATGCTTCAAAGATGAAAATAATATACAGCAAAACCACATATTTTTTTTGCGAAATTATCAGAAAGCGGTTTGAGAGAGTAGTCAAGTTGGTAGTAACTGTAGCTATACCAATGAGAGTGTTGCCACGAAGGTCAGTAACAATGTAAAGTACCTCACTTTAAATTAATAAGCACCAAGGATACACACAAAAAGAGCTATACCTTTACCCCTTCATTTTTCAATCTATGAGCAAGTTTTCctgaaaaaattcaaaacaaaataACTCAGAATGTGACACAAGTCCAAGAGTTTACATGCTCAAACCAAAAGggcaaaataatatttttttgcaTATTATTCAGAATTAATCCAAAAAAAATCCAATATCATTGATTATTAATTATGAGTACCTGACAGAAAAAGTAATAACTTTGTTAACACACAATGAGATGGAAGAGGAAGCACTGTGAACTCCTTTTTATCTAGATTTTGATTAGCTACAAATTTATAAGTATTTCAACACAATAGGAACAGCTCTTGCCTTATCAATCAGCAACCAATTCATCTCTATACATGAATTACATGTCTAGTTGCAATCAATACAGGAGCATAATGAGAGGTAGAATTAACTCCAAAATTCAAACACAAATAGATGAGTTGAAAAGAACTTTGCTAAAAAGATTTTGCAATCACTGTTACATCTTACAAGTAAATCCTACACAAAAAATAAACCTGAGTAACTTGGGTAAAGTACCTAGCCTAAGGATGAAAAGAATACACTCCGCTACTTTCTTTAAGGTGAAAGCATAAACGGAAAATGTGCAAGTGAACATACAAGATCAAAATGATTACCAAGAGACGTTGTCTTTCCACCTCCATTAACACCAACAATCATAATCACTGCAGGTTTTCTGGTTGCACATGGAAATCAAAGGCTTTGCAATTGAGTCCAGCTTGGACGAAAGACCAATTGGATAAAAACACATGAAGAATAATTCAAAGTCTAGAACCTAAATCCCAGCTGAAGCTCTGTCTTACTGCCCTTGCTTGTCAACAACTGGAGCACGCTCGTCTTCAAAGCCTCCTAGATAtttgttaatgagcattaacttAGGCAGTTACTGAAGGGGAAAAACCTACAAGGAAGATGCTGAAGCAAGAAAAAGTTCACCTTTATCTCACTTCCAGACTTCAGCTTCCCCGCTAGTATATCTTCCCGAAGGCTGTCCACGATCTTGAACGAAATTTTCGGGCCGAAATCAGACACTAAAAGTGCCTACAAGAAAAATTCGAATGAAAATCAAAGTCAACTCTTCCCACTGCATGATCATCCTTTTTTTAGCCACCTCTTCGAGCTCATCCAGAACTCGGTCGGTGTCGGCGAGGTTCCAGTAGAGGAGGAGCTCATCCACAACGGAGAGGCTCTCACGCGTCTTGGAGAATCCGGAGAAGAGCTTATCAACATCGCTCTTGGCCTTCTCCTTGATGAGGCGACCCAGCCGGGTGAAGAACCCGGTTTGCCCGGCGGCGCACCGAAACCGAGCTGCCGAAGAGACTCCCCTGGAAACGAAGACAGAAAAGGACGCCGCTGAAGCAGGAGAAGAGAGACGAGGCGAATGCGAGAGGAAGGAGATGGCAAGCCGCGACGAAGCTACGACGGCCATCGTCTCTTCCGCTGTTAACGCCGCTCTTCTtatcccctccctctctttttttaatatatattaaaaatgcaTTTATAAATTAACATcccattttaaaataattataaaatttctCAAACCGGTCCAGCACATTGAGCACGGTGAACCGGTTCGGCTATTTCATTACGGATCCCTTCTCGACTCGGATCTGACTCCAAGGGCACAATGCTTTCCTCCCCTTCCCACCACCTACTCCTCCTCGCCGTCGCCTCCGCCGCTGTCTCCCTCCTCTGCGCCTTTCTACGTCTCCCGTCCCTCGTCCTCTACGGCATCCACACCTACATCCACCCGGACAGCACTGGCGCTGACGGCCCTCGTGCCGTCCTCCGTCGCCCCTCCGCCGCCGATCTACCTCCCGAGCCCAAGCGCCGTTCCCGTTCCTCTTCTGCACAGAATCGTCTTCCTGGATTCGACGATGCCAATGCCCAGTTGCTTCGTCTTCGCCTCTCTGACTCCCAGCTCCGATCTCGTCTCTTCTTCCCCTCTTTCCATACCGCTTTTCTTTCGTCCGCTGTTTCTCTAACCAACCTTACTCTCCTTAGCGTTCTCCGCCCCAGTGATCCCTCCTTTGCTGTCTCGATCGCTGCCTCCGCCGCGGCCCTCACCACTGctcatctcttcctcctcctttccaGGATCTTCCTTGAGAGATCCGCCTCGAAGAGGTCCGAGAAGGAACTGAGCTTCATCTCTGGAATCTTAGGCTTTGTTTCCGCCCTAGTCATTGTCTTTGTcttctctccctccctctttgaCATCGATCTGGGCGGGGATGACGCTGGAGCCGCAAAGACAATCGCTTCGGTCTTCGCCGGAGCCCTCGCTTGGCTTCTCTTTCTCCCGTCGACTAGGGCGGCCCGAGCGTTCTGGCTTGCCACAGATCAGCTCCGGTGGAATCTCGCTGTCGTCTCGTGCGGCTCCATCAACAAGTCTCTCCTTTACTTCTCCGTTCTCGCTGGCTTCGCTGCGCCGCTTCTCTGGGTGTCGCCAATGGCGATTGTGCTGGCCGGCGGCGAGATCAGATCTGTGGGATTTAGGAAATTCAGAGTTTGGGCTCTCCTTGCTTCTGCTGTGTTGCAGCTTATGGTCCTCCGCCCCAATATTCAAATGTACCTCAACGAGGCTGTTATCTGCTGGTACCAGCGGTTGCATGCAAGCCGTGTACCGGACACGGATTATGGGAGAGCGAAGGTGTTCCTTCAAAATCACTACCTCTGCCTGGTAGTCCTCCAGTTCCTTGCACCACCGACCATAGTTCTTCTGTTGCTTGGATTGTCCCAGGTAAAAGGCGACTTGTTTAGTGATCTACTTTTGGCGGGTAATCTTTTACATTGCTCCGATCTAGTAAAAGACGTAGCTTTATTCTTAGCATGGTGGACTATGCTTGTTTCTTCAATCCTGACGTTGTCTAACCTTGCTTTATACCGTTGTGGTTTCTTGTTTGTATCCTAATgtaccattttttttttctttgagcaTTTCTTCCACAGGCATCTGAATacatttattattgtttttacCAATGCAAAAGGGATTGGCTATCTTGTTTTGATTCAAGAGATTGGTTTTCTTGTTTGTTTggtcaatgatttttttttttctgttattCATGCGATACTCAAACTTTGATGATTCCAACATAGTGTTCTTCACCATGTTCAGAATTTTATAGCACATAACTACTTCATATCCCAGAATTTTAGGGCATCTCTAATAGTTAAAGTTTTGAATGAGCTTTTTTGAAGATTTCAATATGCCACATCAACATTATAAAAATTCATTGAAATATTCTTAATGCTCTAAGTGAGTTTTTTGTAATTCTCTCCACATGTAATTGCATGGCTCATGTACATTAATTCTCTCCATAAGTGgacttattattaattatttataaaatgaaACATTATAAAACATTATGACAATCATTGACATTAATTATTAGCtctatgtttaaaagaaaaaaataggttTGAAAACTCAAACCTGCTCTTAAATTAAAAACCCCAAACCTTATATACACAATCATAAAAGCTCTTTTTGGTgagatttttcaattttataaatttctaataaagcttgcattggagatgctcttagCTAAAAAGCTCAATTATTTGTGTTTTTCAGCTATAAAAGCAAGAATCCAATGCTCACATACATTTATAGCTGTTGATATTTCGTTAGTGTTTGATCTGGAGGAAATAAGAGAGAATGGATATGTTTTAGTTAGATTTATTGGATATATAAGGAAACTCAGAAATTTCTTGGAGAACTTTTTCATTTCATGTGAATCACACATGGGGGATTTGAATATTTGATGATCGTTGTCCATGCATATATTATCCTCTTTGCCCTTGACCTTCTCAATTGTAGCATAAGGTAGGTGACAATCCTCACCCCAAGAGCCCCTTCAAGCCTTCCATATGCGATTTGGAAGGATGATAAATCATGGGGGGTTTCTACCAGCACATTGACATTTTGCATGAGATCAGATGAACTGTGATACATTTTGTGGAATTGAACTCATAACTTATTACAACGACGTCACTTAACCCTTAatcttctaaaaaaaaaatttaatcaggCCGGGTAACGGGATTTGAACCGTGGGTACCTGAGTGACAATTTGTATACCGCATCATAACTCCGGGACAAGTCTAAGATCTCTTAACCTTCTCAATTGTggtaaaagacgaatacgctcgcccccagcgcccccgctaaTTCGTCCCAGggttaacacggaggaggtaaatcacggacagcTACTAGAATAGTGATTAGcatataagggaggtatttatctcgattttatcgAAATTTGAACCCCAGActtcattgtggcaacacctcatgcgctagccactagacccattcgAGAGAACAAAACTAAGGTAGGGTAAATTTTTTAACGTGACTGAGCCCATCGCTCTGCGGCCCCATACCCTAGAAATCCCCGAAGGGATTTTTTGGGGAGCCTCAGTACCACGTATCCGACGGATAAAGAGTTGATAAGAGGGTTTGAACGCGGCACCTCAGTGCCAATGAGTAACAACGTCATAATCAGAGCACCCCTAGTTCTGTTGTAAACTAAGGTAGGGTAAATTTTTTAATGTGACTAGGTCCATTGCTCCACGACCCTATACCCAAAAACCCTCGAAGGGATTTTTTGGAGAGTCTCGGTACCACGTATCCGACGGATAAAGAGTTGATAAGAGGGCTCGAACGCGGCACCTCAGTCAACAGTGCCCAAAATAGGCACTTAAATTGATAAGAGCATGCGCAGATGGGGGCTCGAACTTGGCATCTCAGTCAATGAGTAACAACGTCATAACCAGAGCACCCCTAATTCGATTGTTCCCTTAACCTTCTCAATTATGGCAAAAAAGCGAATACGCTCgctcccagcgcccccgccaacccgtctcaaggtcaacacggaggaggtaaatcacgggcggctattagcctttggaatagtgactagcacataagggaggtatttatctcagatttatcgagattcgaatcccagacctcattgtgataATATCTCATGTGCTaatcactagacccatccgaaagGACTCCCttaatcttctcaaggcttacacTAATGtggttctttcaatttcaatagTAGCAGGAGTGGCTCcttcaattaatttattaatttcactgTGCCATGATTTTGTTGGTATTACTCTGGCTTAGTAAGTAGGATAACTAAGAAACAGATGTAAAGCTAAAGAGAGTAGAATTGGATTATACATTCTTTAGGAGATTTTcggtaatttatcaaaagacgtacTAGGTTTAATGTATTTATCAAAAGGTATATCAccgtttggtatttaccaaaagacgtaGTTTACCAAAATCTATTCCCAGATTACCCCTCTGGCTAATCTGGCAACCGCCTTTTTTAAACAcatttttccaagcatccaagccgaaaatagaattgaaaaataatttgtggtttGGATGCATGTCTTGtcaccgtctctctccctccatccctATGCGTGGTGTTATAAATTTGAAAGAAATATGAACCATGCGCTTACCATTACTGCTCGTGCTGGTTGGCGGGATTGAAATAGACCAGTTAGGTTTATGGCATAATGGTGTAAGAGTTGCTAGAGGagaccaaggacaaattaagttaagaacgtcagccgagaaggacaaacttcttgcaagagggaaattagtagaagcacacatttaaagatttagacataTATGTATTGATTTTTTTACTGCAAATTAGGATATTGATGGTAAATAAAAATGACAGTATTGGTAGGAAGGGTGGCGGCAAAAAGTGTTGTTATGATTTATTTTCGTTGTGTGGGGAATAATATTCAACAACACCTGAATTATAatgtaatagaagacttaatcgatttaagTCATGTTAGTTTCTGACGTTGATAGTTAAGTTAggctaaaaattatttatttttgatttaggaTTTAGTCAGTGGTGGTCTTAGTTTACAAGAAGTATATGCTTCAAAAGGGGCCTGATAAcatagatatcaggcccaacgagatatcaggcccacattgggcctgatatctatgTTATTTGGCCCACATTGAGCCTGATATCATCGATATCAGACCCACCTTGGGCCTGATATCGATAAAGtgttatgtggttaaaactttgcttttacatcaaacccttcctagtttgagcaaaattataatttaactaCAACAATAGATTATGTAGTTAcaaatttactaaaatagtttgtaacttatttatcagggatgatcatataactgaagaaattctttctgagatatggaatactcttgatgtaaattctagcattggacatgcagctaatgtaggagaagtatctagaacaaatattccatcatcttcgcagtatagttgtgtgcctaacacaaatagaaatacaagcagtaatttcacatttgatctaaatgaagaagctagtattcaagaagatgaggttctaaacccgtgtgcaacacttgttgattactatgagcctacttggagtgaggaggaagggtattataaccgaaatggagaggaaatgcaatgcaatacagatgtacaagaattctttgctgatgatatgcagattgaacaatatgaaatatctcaagaacagtacagtgacttagaggaggagttcccaatagctgatgatccatatattctaaattctcgattgctccaaaggtcaattgaagaggcaacagatcaacatgaattttttgtaggacagatatttccgtctcgacaagagttcaagaatgaacttgtgaagcatgtcatggttaaacatatgatatacaacccagttgacactcggaaaaataaagtaaaagttgtctgcttcaatcaaccatgtaagtggagagtagttgcccgggggggatgtagagttcattgttacgaaatatataaaggaacaccaatgtggcaccattagggaaagtgctgatcatcaagcatgctcttcatcctttgtagcttcttttgttgaagagcaatttcttgctaatgaacaatacaagccaagtatgattatagcagatataaaagccaGGTTTGGAGTGATCATATTCTACAGAAAAGCATACATAGCTTGAGAAaaagcgatgaagaaagttgttggagattatgaccaagcatatagagatcttccactatatctgcgtgagttaagagtcagggatcctgaaacctatgtggcACTACACAGGAATGAGGTTAATCAGTTCCAACGCTGTTTTTGGGATTTTGGAGCTTGTAaaagagtattcaggtcttatcttcgtaaattaattggaattgatgccacacacctaaGAGACAAATATCCgagtgtgttgttgatggctacatcaatagatgctaatgacaatgtcctcccagtagcctttggaatcgctgaagttgaatgtgggtctgcatgagagtggtttctggatcatacgaagagattctttaatgttgatccagagtcaatgagtatagtatcagatagacatcgtggcattatagcagcagttaggatagtctaccctactgcccattatgctttttgttgccaccacatgtcttgcaatatggtaacatatactggcagtaggtcaggtttagggttgttttgggcagcagctcgagcaaacacaacactacaatatgatatcgtaatgcagtccatgcttgaaaaacatccagatgcttataagtggcttcagaacattgaccctaaaagatgggctaatgcacactttagtggcagaaggtacacaatgctaaccatcaattgtgtagagagtttaaatgctttgttcaaggagacacgtgaacttccgataaacaggttaattgataataccagaagaaaggtagctcaatggttctttaaccgtaaggaggaagcgtcgaaatggtatgttatatttaatttttttgatcaggcccctgttagaatgtttggagtttatatatgagaagatagatatggtgtacaatacaacttatatacattatCTCTCTTTTCACTGATAAGCACCAACATTGCAATTTGGATGTCACAGGATATTGTGACttatatttgactaatcactatgtaatataattaatattccagttccagtttatCCTCTTCTCATATAATACATAATACTGTATTAAATaacaaagactacatacaaacATATAAAACTACCTACACTACGTAACTTAATTTACATTCTCTACAAGTTTTTACCTTAAAATACTATGGATATTTAATGTTTTATGAAACGATatgatatcagacccacgttgggcctgatatgcaatcatatcaggcccacgttgggcctgatattgaagcatatcaggtccaacggaggttgattatattttattttttttccagcacctatagagctttaaataacgaTTTGCCAGTAGATttagagtccttgcaactccatcataccactcgaactgaaatgggtcgaatcagaggtgtctagatccatcagtgggttttgaccaaaacccactgatagccctcccctacttggatttacctgaaatcacgttccctatgaaggtctgactggggaaaaggtatatctggtgtcaaaaagtatttataccccatttctaagaaggtattgctccgtgccagttggcacggaacagtgcacaacatttcttttcaaccctatgtaaggggacttttaaaattgatcttatttaatttttttgatcagacccctgttagaatgtttggagtttatattagggggagatataTTCAAactttatgaaacgatacgataccagactcacgttgggcctgatatgcactcatatcaggcccacgttgggcctgatattgaagcatatcaggtccaacggagctgattatattttatttttttccctgcacctatagagctttaaataacgaTTTgtcagcagatttggagtccttgcaactctagATTACCACTcaaactgaaatgggtcgaatcagaggtgtgtaggtccatcagtgggttttgaccaaaacccactgatggccctcccctacttggatttacttgaaatcacgttccctgtgaaggtctaaCTGGGGAGAAGCTATATCTGGTGtcaaacgtatttataccccatttctaagaaggtattgctccgtgccagttggcacggaacagtac
This window of the Zingiber officinale cultivar Zhangliang chromosome 3B, Zo_v1.1, whole genome shotgun sequence genome carries:
- the LOC122056204 gene encoding uncharacterized protein LOC122056204, whose amino-acid sequence is MLSSPSHHLLLLAVASAAVSLLCAFLRLPSLVLYGIHTYIHPDSTGADGPRAVLRRPSAADLPPEPKRRSRSSSAQNRLPGFDDANAQLLRLRLSDSQLRSRLFFPSFHTAFLSSAVSLTNLTLLSVLRPSDPSFAVSIAASAAALTTAHLFLLLSRIFLERSASKRSEKELSFISGILGFVSALVIVFVFSPSLFDIDLGGDDAGAAKTIASVFAGALAWLLFLPSTRAARAFWLATDQLRWNLAVVSCGSINKSLLYFSVLAGFAAPLLWVSPMAIVLAGGEIRSVGFRKFRVWALLASAVLQLMVLRPNIQMYLNEAVICWYQRLHASRVPDTDYGRAKVFLQNHYLCLVVLQFLAPPTIVLLLLGLSQVKGDLFSDLLLAGNLLHCSDLVKDVALFLAWWTMLVSSILTLSNLALYRCGFLFVS
- the LOC122056205 gene encoding cell division protein FtsY homolog, chloroplastic-like → MAVVASSRLAISFLSHSPRLSSPASAASFSVFVSRGVSSAARFRCAAGQTGFFTRLGRLIKEKAKSDVDKLFSGFSKTRESLSVVDELLLYWNLADTDRVLDELEEALLVSDFGPKISFKIVDSLREDILAGKLKSGSEIKEALKTSVLQLLTSKGSKTELQLGFRKPAVIMIVGVNGGGKTTSLGKLAHRLKNEGVKVLLAAGDTYRAAASEQLEVWAERTQSEIVVADDDKVKAPSVLSKAVKKGKQQGYDVILCDTSGRLHTNYSLMEELVACKKAVAKVIPGAPNEILLVLDGTTGLNMLPQAREFNEVVGVTGLVLTKLDGSARGGCVVSVVEELGIPVKFVGVGEGVDDLQPFDAEAFVNAIFS